tggatgtaaaatcggctcagtggcaggaaacaaagagtcattgttgacggctgcttttgagactggagggttgtttccagtggttttCCTCAGGgcacagtaatgggtcccctgtttttttgaTGATCTACATGAACAATTTGGGCATAAATGTTGAGGAAcacgatcaagaagtttacagacgacaccaacattggccatgtggtagatagaaaGGAGGATTGCTGTGGGCTGGAGGAAGATGTTTATGGTCCGGTCAAAagtgcagaaaagtggcacatagaattcaacctggagaagtgtgatgtgatgcacttggggaggtcaaacaatgcaaaggaatacaggattaatgagaaaatactgagaggtgcagaggaggtgagggaccttggagtaaatgttcacagatccctgaaggtaacagggcagggtgataatgtggttaagacgacatatggaatcctttcctttattagccgaggtatagaatataagaggaggaagGGTATGCTGGAACTTTATCATCATTGGTTCGGccagaacttgagtactgtgtgcagttctggtcacctcattacagaaaggatgtaattgcactagagagggtacagaggagatttacgaggatattgccaggactgaaaaatgcagctatgaggtaagattggatagactgtggttgttctccttggaacagagaaggctgacgggagatctgattgaaatgtacaaaatgttaacgggcctggatagagtggagctgaagggtctatttaccacaGCAGGGAGatcaaaacctgtcctgggaactctacatttagCGAACAGTTTAACATGAGAGTgtgcagatgtgaatattgtgtaagGGAGAGTGTATTAAAGGTGCAGGCGAGTTAGTCtaatgtcactgtgtttgtgggtccggaCACATCGCCGGATTTTCGAGTGTCTCTTGTGTCAAGTAACAAGATTTTGCAGTCAAAGAAGCACATTGCTCCCCTTCCCAtccccaaagtgggaattcagtgcagtttCTTTattgatttcaagatttcagtcgaaAAGTCGAGAACATGTCAGTTTTCGGGGGAGTGAGCgccatcagtgcagcaataaaacagGTTTCAGTCAAAAATGGAGTTTTTACTTCAAGTGCAAACTTTTCGACAGCAAgcattctgatgtcagagacaggaaggatctagtctgGGACTCTGCAGTccccgaatttcagtggaattggagagtttaggaccagagagaaacacagagaggcagcaggagccgggagttgacagcaggttgtctccgcccccgtccgctcactgcctttaagttgctcagtgccgccaccaccggCTTCAGTTCTGACCCAGTCCTGACTGACAGACAGAATTTGTGCAGTGTCCCGGACATGACTGATACagcagccgccgaaacggctcctccagctgccgccgctcaagtcaagactcccAAGAAGAAGAAAGCGGCTCCACGGAAGAAGTCAGCCGGTCCCACATTGAGCGAGCAGATCCTCAGGATTGTGGCGGATTGCACCGATCGCAGGGGGACCTCACtgcccgccataaagaaggctctgggtcggAGCGGTGTCGATGTGGGGAAGTTCAGGacccaaatcaagcaaagtatcaggcggaatgtgaacaaaggctccctggtgcagagcagcggtacgggcgcctccggctccttcaaaatccctAAGCAGGGAACCAAGGGAAATGTGGGAAAGAAAGTGAAGTTCGGAGCAGGCAAAATACCTTTAGTGGAGAAAACAGCTGGTAAGAAAGTGACAGcaaagaaatcagcagccaagaaattaccagtcaagaaactagcagccaagaaATCGGCAGCGAAGAAAACAGCAGGCAAGAAAGTGACCAGTAAAGAAAGTAGCAGCCAAGAAATCGGCAGTGAAAAAAACAGCAGGCAAGAAAGTGACCAGTAAGAAGGCGGCAACGCCAAAGAAATCCCCagggaagaaagcagcgcttccgaAAAATTCTCCTGTGAAGAAGGCCAAAAATCCCAAGAGTGCCACGGGCGGAAAGGCGCTCCAGAAAGTTCAAACATCAAGGGGCAAGACcaagccgaaagcagcaaaggctcagaaagcagcccctggaaagaagtgaaactgcacgggaaacttgtagacatctgaacccaaaggctcttttcagagccacccacatctctcaggaaagagctgatcccccgatAAAATGATCCCTGTCCTGCCGCCGTGTGCACATTTCACATGGAAATGATGGGAAGTAAatgcaggatccctggtgactcgctggcATGCACTACACtcagcccttcccccactctctgcaACAAAACAGAGGGATGTCCCGGCCTTACTGTAACTGGGGATCTGTTCAGTACAGTCTCAGTTCATGCTCGATTCACTAATTCAGGGTGAGAGGCTGTAACACAGGAATACTGGCGAGAAACCCacgtcacaactcaaaccccagtaCATGAGTTTATCTAATTCAGCTGGGGTAAGGTGTTAGTAAACTGATCAATCCGTCTGGGAGGGGAGGTGTGTGGAAACGGGTTaacttgtgatcggaagcactgtACTTAGGCGGATATATGATCAACTTTTAATTGTTACAGATCCTTATTTAAATGCTCCGGGTTTCTGTTATCTTTGACTataaaggccgagtctggaagtttTGTGCTGAGCTCTGTTGTTGAGCAATGTTTTTTttgaattggcggttcgagcaagtgggTGGCGAAGCTGGAGGATGAAAGACgtttctctgctctgtctgtcactcagtttcctccccGCCCCGCCTCTCGCTGTCTGTCCCTTTTTCAGTCAGGTCCAGCGGGCTGTATGAAAAAGGCAGCAGAAACAGCTCGTTTCTCATTCAGCAACGATTTGAGTGAAGAAGCGTCATGTctggaagaggtaaaggaggcaacggactgagcaaaggcggagcaaagcagcaccgcaaagtgcttcgtgataacatccagggtatcaccaagccagcaatccgccgcctggctcgccgtggtggagttaagcgcatctcgggtttgatctatgaggagacccgcggggtgctgaaggttttcctggagaatgtgatcagagatgcagtcacctacactgagcacgccaagcgcaagacggtcaccgccatggatgtggtgtccgctctgaaacgccagggccACACTCTACATGGATTTGGCGGTTAAGTAAATCCaccaaacacaaaggctcttcgaagagccacccaaagactcacagagagagcagtgaccttgcAACTTGAATTAATAAGATCCAGTTATCTGTATAATGTTTATCTTTTTCAACAACTGCTATTATACATCATTACATTCTCTCAGTAAATTTACAGATCGCAGAATTTTCACTGACTTTTTCTCTTCATTATTTATCGAACGCGTCATGAATTAAACTGTTGCATTAGATAATTTATATGTGAGGGTCTGAACTGCCGGCACGAAGCGGGATTTACTGCCGTTAGAGTAAGAAATGACTGGCGCTTTATTCCCGCCAGAGAACACTATTCAAACTGTGTTGTAAGACACAGAGGGGGATCACGGAAGAAAGAAATAAAGCTACAAGGAGTGAGATTTTATAATTCTTCCCGCCAAATTCGGTGTTTTATCATCTTTGCCTTGTTTGCTAatctgaaattggcgggctttttgaaattgattcaATTTCAGTTTCAGCTACAGTTCAACCAATCAGGGCCCAGCATTTCCCGCAGCCCTTTGACTTTCCGGAACTGGTTTCAAATTGACTGATGGacggggctgcatccaatcacaacactagggcggtccctctactgtcttaaatagacagtccctgagcagcctcaacatttacagtgtctttgttccTGATCTTCTTCCATAATgcccagaaccaagcagacagcgcgcaaatcgactggtgggaaagctccccgcaagcagctggctgccaaagcggcccgcaagagcgctccagccacgggcggagtgaagaatcctcaccgttacagacccggcactgtggctctgcgggagatccgccgcgaccggaaatccaccgagctgctcatccgcaaactgcccttccagcgcctggtgcgagagatcgcgcaggacttcaagacagacctgcgcttccagagctcggccgtcatggccctgcaggataCCAGcaaggcttacctggtggggctctttgaggacaccaacctgtgcgtcattcacgccaagcgagtcaccatcatgcccaaagacatccagctggcccgccgtttgcgcggggagcgcgcctaaactcactctgcccggaactgagtttggcatcaaataacacaacggctcttttaagagccagcaAAATTGGCAAAACAACGAGCTGCGATCTCCTGTTGTCAGAGAACTTTGGTCCAGAGCAGATCATTTTATTAGAGAGCCGTTCGTTGTGTAAAAGCTTTCGTTTGTGTAAACGGTAGATTTGCTAAAATCCCTGACAAATATCGCGAGATTCGAGCAGTTAAATGCCCGAATCCAGAagggagaaggcagaggggagatctgattgaaatgtgcaacatTTTGGCGGGCCaggagagagtggaggtgaagagtcttagCAGAGAGCTCAGCGACTATGGGGCATAtgtttaaagtgataggtagaaaaattagagggaaaacgAGAATTTTATTATCCTCTCGAGCGtgatgggagtctggaactcactgcctgaaagggtagatgaggcagaGACCCCCAACTTACTCAAAAGGAACCTGGATATGCATCTCGAGTGCTGTAATCTTCAGGGCGACGGACTGAAGACTGGAAGGTGGGAGATGAATCGGTGAATCACTTTTCTGCCGGCagcgacacgatgggccaagtggcctcttataAAATTGCCGCCTGTCAGACAGCAAgcagccctttcacagataaagtgggtggctctgaaaagagcctttgtgtTGGCAGATTTAAGTCAGGCCGCATCACTTGCTCTTGGtactcggagcgctggttttcttggggagaagcacggcctggatattaggcagcaccccgtcctgagcgatggtcacccctcccagcagcctgcTGAGCTCCTCGtatttgcggacggccagctggaggtgtctgggaatgatgcgggtcttcttgttttcctgggccgcgttgccggccagctcgaggatttcagctgtcagatactcgagcacagcagccagatcgaccggggctctggcacccacacgctcagcatagttcccctttttaaggaacctgtgaacacggcccacaggGAACTGCAGTCCCGCCCGGAAggtgcgagacttggccttggaccgagctttcccaccGGTCTTCccgcttccagacatttccacaatctgacAAACACTTTCAGGAAGAATACCCACAATAATCCCATTTACACCTTCGGGAGGAATGGTTTCGGGGGCACAGGGGTCACTctgcactgggtgtcattgtgctcttcatgtgaccaatcagagagctgctgaattcatcaatccggagacgccaaggagatgagggcagaaaataacggcgcgaaattgtcagactgcaaaagatttttcacatttgaaaagcccgccaatatatttgtaaaacacagagcggcttcaatatagatcatcacatttataggtaacttggttttaccgcaaatattttaaaatctttttcatatTGTATTATTCTACATGTGGTAACAATTCCAGATTCGCTTTCACATTCCGCCATTTATTCGGGTTTACTCTCTATCCGTTTTGAAACATTCTATAACCAGCGGACAGAAAGGctctttcacagcattctgtaaccatttcagctcaatgttccttatgataccgcatcactgattatagattgatccctattggtgagagacaacagcggagtgtataatcttagtgtcaggtgtcaaagagtgagactgagggttaCCACACCACCGGGGTTTCTAGATAATGTACTGATTACTTATTGCGGACAAACTTGATCTCGGGATATGAGTGACTGAGAAATGATGCCTGTGCGTTAAATCAGATTTTATTATCGAAATACAGCAAAGGGGTCGAATATGAACGCGTCCAGGAACAAAGCTCACAAATGGTCAGTAATTAATGATCGGAACATTATTAAGTGGAGACAGGAAGATCGTACGGGCAGTCAAACTGTATTAACCAGAATCTGTGggattaaaacagagatcacaaagacagttagaaaatacaagTTACTTGATAAAAATATCAAAACAAATTGATATTATAGAgataatgttgtagctttttcagagacgttgtgggtggctcttaaaggtGGGAACTCGCATTTTATACACATCCCCAGTGCTCGATGTTAATGAAGGACGGATGAAAACCATGTTcgtgattggctggtttacaatgatgtcaaTTCTTGAGATTCTCTATTTATCTGATTGGTTACTTTAGATGACCAACCAAATTTAGTGTTCGGCGAAGCCACAACATTTCACAGCAGTCAGCTCAGTCCATTGCtcttgcctgtcacctatccaccgatatccctgactttctcactccctcagttactgtctcttcaactgtttcaaTTTTATTGGCACCAGACCGTCACCTTTTTCATTCTGCACGGATCATTCCTCCGCACTTCAGCTTACTCACAGAAGACAAGGTGGCCGAGTGATTAAAACGATGAACTGCTAATCTGTTGTAATCTGCatgcatgggtttgaattccatactCCTTGTTTCTGAATGTTTAAAATAAGAGCACCGACTTCGTGTTCCATCCGAGTGCGCTGGTTCTTTCTAAACAAGAAATAAAGATGTGTAAAATAAACACAGTGACGGTGTTTTcgaggagtattgcatccagttctgctcatttgagggtacagaggatatttatcaGACTGTGTGAAGTCAGTGGAGATGGGTTTGTTCTGCATTGAATCAACAACAttgaaacagttgaagagacagtaGTAGAGGGAGTCAGAAAGTTAGGGATATTGGTGGATAGGTGACAAGCGGGATCAGTGGACGAGCTGACTGAAGGGAGATTTACAACAAGTGTGAAACATCATgacaagtgagacaaggaaaaacagttcccattagctcattgtacaaggacatagtgacagaaattgaggatttTGGGCAGGAGATTTCGGGCGAATACGGAgtgagtggtgatgatctggaactcacttcccacaagggtgctggaagtagagacaatcaattacttcaagagattattgacacagcatttgaaggaattaaacttgcagaactacagggatcgagcggtggagtgagtgtgactggattgcactgtggagagctgtcatggactcgattggccaaatagcctccttcgctgctgtaaataactctatgttTACTATTTGTTTCTGACTGAAAAATGATCAGTTTAAAGGCTATTTTAAATCTATATTTATTCAAAAAATGATAAATTTACGGGAGACGTACATGGATGATGAGAATCATTTTATAAATTGCATTGACTTTTTCGgttttaaaactgttttttttttatattttggCTGTGTGTAGCTTGTACTCTGTCCccatcagttcctggtctgtgagtgtgagttAACCTCTTTATCTTTCATTCTCTGTTATATCAGTGTGGGTCCAATCTTTACCCAGAGCACTGTTTTTGAACTGAACTTTACCTATCTCCCTTTTTATGATTGTTTAACAGAGATCTGCACTCTTGTTGCTGACTGAGAACTcatttattagtttgaaggacaTGTCTTGTTTAACATAGATTTCATTAAAAGAAAATTGAAGTTCAGCATTGTGGGAGATGCACATGGATGATGAGAGTCTTTTGTAAGTTTTAATTTGGAAATCACATTGATCATTTTTAAGTTATAACATGAAGCtgcatgataccagaattgaggtctgacctgcagtagagaactcatgtcaactgcttggaaagcagatATTCTCAGCACTATAGCACCATCACTATGTGAGTTTAATGCAGGTAAATAAGTACGTTATTCTGTAACATTTATTTTCTGTTATGTGACTATTTCT
This genomic interval from Heterodontus francisci isolate sHetFra1 chromosome 21, sHetFra1.hap1, whole genome shotgun sequence contains the following:
- the LOC137381051 gene encoding histone H2A.J-like; the encoded protein is MSGSGKTGGKARSKAKSRTFRAGLQFPVGRVHRFLKKGNYAERENKKTRIIPRHLQLAVRKYEELSRLLGGVTIAQDGVLPNIQAVLLPKKTSAPSTKSK
- the LOC137381189 gene encoding histone H3-like, with protein sequence MPRTKQTARKSTGGKAPRKQLAAKAARKSAPATGGVKNPHRYRPGTVALREIRRDRKSTELLIRKLPFQRLVREIAQDFKTDLRFQSSAVMALQDTSKAYLVGLFEDTNLCVIHAKRVTIMPKDIQLARRLR
- the LOC137381050 gene encoding histone H1-like, which gives rise to MTDTAAAETAPPAAAAQVKTPKKKKAAPRKKSAGPTLSEQILRIVADCTDRRGTSLPAIKKALGRSGVDVGKFRTQIKQSIRRNVNKGSLVQSSGTGASGSFKIPKQGTKGNVGKKVKFGAGKIPLVEKTAGKKVTAKKSAAKKLPVKKLAAKKSAAKKTAGKKVTSKESSSQEIGSEKNSRQESDQ